The Streptomyces sp. NBC_00162 sequence CCTCGACCGGGACGAGGTGCTTGAGGCCCTCGACGACGGTCACGTCGGTGCCGAAGGACTTCCACGCCGAGGCGAACTCGACGCCGATGACGCCGCCGCCCAGGACGATCGCGGACTCGGGCACGCGGTCCAGGACCAGCGCGTGGTCCGAGGAGATGATGCGGTTGCCGTCGATGTTCAGGCCCGGCAGCGACTTCGGCACGGAGCCGGTCGCCAGGAGCACGTGGCGCCCCTGGATGCGCTGGCCGTTCACGTCGACGGAAGTCGGCGAGGAGAGGCGGCCCTCACCCTCGATGTAGGTCACCTTGCGAGAGGCGACCAGGCCCTGCAGGCCCTTGTACAGGCCCGAGATGACCTCGTCCTTGTACTTGTGGACACCCGCGATGTCGATGCCCTCGAAGGAGGTCTTGACACCGAACTGGGCGGCTTCACGAGCCTGGTCCGCGATCTCGCCCGCGTGCAGCAGAGCCTTCGTGGGGATGCAGCCGTTGTGCAGGCAGGTGCCACCGAGCTTGTTCTTCTCGATAAGGGCAACGTCCAGACCCAGCTGGGATGCGCGCAGCGCCGCGGCGTAACCGCCACTGCCACCGCCGAGGATCACTAGGTCGAAAACGGTGCTGGCGTCGTTCGCCACGTCACGTCCTCCATGCATGTGCGCCGGGCACCGGTCCTCTGTGACCGGGCGGCGGCTGGTAATCGGCCGCTAGTTCTTCGGCCCTGTGGTGGGGGCCCTGTCCTGCCGAGAACCCATCTTCGCATTTGTCGGCGGAACGCGGGACGCCGGGCCCACGATGTGGCAGGGCGTTCTGCCCGAAGTGAGGGTTACCAGTGCGTAGAAACCTACGGATTTCGTTGTCAGTGAACATGGCTCAAGCCTTGATCGAGTGGACGATCAAGGCTTGAGACATGTCACATCCGGCGCTACGGGGCTACGTCAGCCCAGGTCGCCGGTGGCGGTGCGCTCGGCCAGCCGCACCAGGGTGCGCACGGCGGAGCCGGTGCCGCCCTTGGGGGTGTAGCCGTACGGAGCGCCCTCGTGGAAGGCCGGGCCCGCGATGTCGAGGTGGGCCCAGGTGATGCCCTCGCCGACGAACTCCTTCAGGAAGATGCCGGCCACCAGGCCGCCGCCCATGCGCTCGCCCATGTTCGCGATGTCGGCGGTGGGGGAGTCGATGGACTTGCGCAGCTCGGCGGGGAGCGGCATCGGCCACGAGGACTCGCCGACCTCCTCGGCGATCTCGTGGACCGAGGTACGGAAGGCGTCGTCGTTCGACATGATGGCGAAGGTGCGGTTGCCCAGGGCCACCATCATCGCGCCGGTCAGGGTGGCGACGTCGACGATCGCGTCCGGGTTGTCCTCGGAGGCCCGGGTCAGCGCGTCACCGAGGACCAGGCGGCCCTCGGCGTCCGTGTTGAGGACCTCGACGGTCTTGCCGCTGTACATGCGCAGGACGTCGCCCGGCTTGGTGGCGGTGCCGGAGGGCATGTTCTCGGCGAGCGCGAGCCAGCCGGTGACGTTGACCTGCAGGCCCAGCTTCGCGGCCGCGACGACGGAGGCGAAGACGGCGGCGGCGCCGGCCATGTCGCACTTCATCGTCTCGTTGTGGCCGGCCGGCTTGAGGGAGATGCCGCCCGAGTCGTAGGTGATGCCCTTGCCGACGAAGGCCAGGGTCTTCTCCGCCTTGGGGTGGGTGTAGGAGAGCTTCACCAGGCGCGGCGGGTTGTCGGAGCCCTTGCCGACGCCCATGATGCCGCCGTAGCCGCCCTTGATCAGGGCCTTCTCGTCCAGGATCTGGACCTTGATGCCGTTCTCCTTCGCGGTCGCGGAGGCGACGGCGGCGAAGGCCTCGGGGGTGAGGTCGTTCGGCGGGGTGTTGACGAGGTCGCGGGCGATGTTGACCTCGGTCGCGACGACCGTGGCGCGCTCGGCCGCGGCCTTGTGCTCCTTGTCGCGCGGCTTGGCGCCGAGCAGGGCGATCTCGCCGAGCGGCAGCTTGGGGCCGCCGTTCTTGTCGGCGTTCTTGGCGGTCTTCGTCTCGCCGCCCTGGTAGGCGGTGAAGGCGTACGCGCCCAGCAGCGCGCCCTCGGCGACGGCGGTGACGGCGGAGGCGTCGTCCAGGGGAAGGGCGAAGGCGGCCTTCTTGAAGCCGTGCAGGGCGCGGGCGGCGGCGCCGGCGGCGCGGCGCAGCACCTCCTCGTCGAACGACTCGTCCTTCTCGGGGACGGAGCCGAGTCCGACCGCCAGCACGACCGGGACCTTCAGGCCCGCCGGGGCCGGCAGCTTGGTGATCTCGCTTTCGGTGCCCGAGGCGCCGACGGCGTCGAGCACGGCGGCGAGCTTACCGTCGTACGCCTTGTCCACGGCCTCGGCGCCCGCGGCGACGACCGGACCCTTGGGGCCCTTGGCGACACCGACGACGAGGGCGTCGGCGCGCAGCGTCGCCGCGCCGGCAGTGCTGAGAGTCAGAGCAGTCACGGTGGTGAAGTCTCGCTTCCGTTTGTGTGTGTGGGCCGAGTGGGTGGACGGCCATCCATGGCGATCGTATTCCGGCCCGACGGCTGCCAGAAATGAGCCTACGCGCACGGACTCTTCCGTACGTCACTCGAAGGTTTGGCAAGTTGTTCGATCAAGGGGCCAGGAGGTTCACCCATCTGTGGACTCTGCTCCAGGTTTGCCCCGTAGACCTGACGAGGTCCGAAAGACTCGGTCCACTCTCGCAAGGGGACGCGGGGTTCCTTTGCATGATTTCCACAGAGCCTCCCCGGCCCGGCCGACCGCCTAGGGCCGTGTCGAGGGATGCCTGCGGGGGGAAAGGCCGAAATGGTCAACAAGAACCGGATGAACAGGGTCGCCGCCGCCATGGCCGCGGCAGCCCTGGTGTCCGTGGCAGTACCCGCCGCGACCGCCCAGGCGGCCACGGCTCCGCGCATCGACCTGAAGGTGCTGGTCGTCGACGACGGCGGCAGCTCGGTCGAGGCGATCACCGCGGAACTCCGCGACACCGGAGTCCCGTACACCCGTGTCCAACTGGGCGGCAGCGGCCGCCCGGTCATCGACGCGGGCTTCCTCAGCGACACGGTGGACGGCCGTCCCCGTGCCAAGTACCAGGGCGTCGTCCTGCCGAACGAGAACCCCTTCGGCGAGGGCTCCGCCGAGATGGCCGCCCTCGCCGCGTACGAGACGACGTACGGGATCCGTCAGGTCGACGCCTACACCTGGGCCCACCCGGGGGTCGGCCTGGAGTACACCGACAACGGCGGCTTCAGCGGCCAGCTCGACGGCACCCAGGCCGCGGTCACCGCGGCCGGCAAGGCGGGGCCCTTCGGCTACCTCGGAGGTCAAGTCGCCTTCGAGGACAACTCCGCCCTCGTTCCAGAGAGCTTCGGGTTCATGGGCAAGCCGCGGCCCGGCTACACCAGCTACCTCGACGCCCCCGTCGGCTCCGGACGGGCCTCGCTCGTCGGCGAGTACGCCCACGACGGGCGCAGCGAGCTGGTCGTCACCTTCGGCTACAACCAGTACCAGCAGCAGTTCCGGCTGCTGGCCCGCGGCATCGTCGACTGGCTCACCCAGGGGGTCCACCTCGGCCAGAGCCGCAACTACTTCGCGGTCCACGTCGACGACGTCTTCGCCCCGGACGCCCGCTGGAACAAGGAGCTCAACTGCACGCCCGGCGACTACGCCTGCGCCGGCGGCGAGGGCAAGGAGAGCACCATCCGGATGACCGCCGCCGACGCCCAGTACGCGGCGCAGTGGCAGACGTCCAAGAGCTTCAAGCTCGACATGCTCTTCAACGCGGGCGCCGGTGAGGAGTGGAAGACCGAGAACGGCGGCACCGACGCCCTCACCGCCCAGCTCGTCGCCGACCGGGCCAAGTACCGCTGGATGAACCACACCTACACGCACCCCTTCCTCGGCTGCGTCCAGAACACCACCACCACCCCGTGGACCTGCGTCAAGAACGCCCAGGGCGCCGTCCAGTACATGAGCCGCGCGGACATCTCCGCGCAGATCCGCGACAACAACAACTGGGCCGCCGCCAAGGGCATCACCACCGACCGGACCGAGCTCGTCACCGGCGAGCACTCGGGCCTCAAGACCAACCCGCAGCAGCCCCAGGACAACCCCAACCTGGCTGGCGCGCTCGCCGACAACGGCGTGAAGTGGGCGGGCAGCGACAACTCCCGCGAACCCGTGCAGCGGGCGGTCGGCGCCGCCCTGACCGTGCCCCGCCACCCGATGAACGTGTACTACAACACGGGCACCAACGCGGAGATGGCCGACGAGTACAACTGGATCTACACCAGCCGCGCACACGGCGGCAGCGGCATCTGCGAGGACAACCCGGCGACCTCGACCTGTCTGCCGGCCCCGGTGGACGCCAACACCGGCTACCTGGACCAGATCGTCCCCCAGGAGGCCCGGACCGCGCTGCGACACGTACTGGCCAACGACCCGCGCCCGCACTACGTCCACCAGTCCAACCTCGCCGAGGACCGCACCCTCTACCCGGTGCTCAACCAGGTCCTCGACACGTACCGGAGCCTCTACGCGCCCAGCGCCCCGATCGTCAACCAGACCATGAAGGAGGCCGGCGTCGAGCTCGGCCGCCGCGCTGCCTGGGACAAGGCCCTCGCCGAGGGCAAGGTCACCGCCTACCGCATCGGCACAGCCGTCACCGTCAAGGCGCCCTCCGGAGTCGTCGCCCCGGTCACCGCCCCCAACGGCACCAAGAAGCAACTCCTCCTGGGCACCGCCGACTTCGGCACCGCCTACGCGGGCACCCGCTCCACCTGGACCGGACCCGAGCTGCTCCAGAGCGCCGTCACGCTCAAGCTGCCCAGCTGACCGTACGGGCAGACCGCAAGCCGAGTATCACGAGCGCCGGCGCTCCGCGAACCTACGGGCGCCGGCCCCTTTCACGTCCTGGGGGGACACACCGCATGAGCCATGGGCGTCATGTCACCATGCTCACCGAAGGCACCTATCCGCACGTCCACGGGGGCGTCAGCACCTGGTGCGACCAACTGGTCCGCGGCATGCCGGAGGTCGACTTCAACGTCATAGCCCTGACCGGCTCCGGGCGCGAGCCGGTCACCTGGGAACTTCCGCGCAACGTCTACCGGCACACCTCCGTACCGCTCTGGGGGGCTCCTCCCGGACGAGGCCGCCGGAGCGCCCTGCGGGGCAAGGCCCACCGCCGCTTCACCGAGGTCTACGAAACCTTCCTGCTCTCCCTGCTCGACCCTGGCCACGGAGGATTCTCCGCGGCCCTGCGCGAACTGGCCCTCCTGGCCCGCGCCGGCCGGCTCGCCCCGGCCCTGCGCTCCGAGTCCGTGCTCCGCCTGCTGATGACCGTGTGGACCCGCCCCGGCCTGACCACCGCCGCCGCCGAGCCCACCATCCACGACGCGCTCACCGCCACCGACCTGCTGGAACACGCGCTGCGCCCGCTCTGCGTGCGGATCCCGCCCGACAGCGTCGCGCACGCCGTCAGCAGCGGCCTCGCCACCCTCCCGGCCCTCGCCGCCAAGTACCTCGACGAGGTGCCCTTCCTCCTCACCGAGCACGGCATCTACCTGCGCGAGCGCTACCTCGGCTACCGCTCGGCCGCCCAGCGCTGGCCCGTCAAGGCCCTCATGCTCGGCTTCTACCGCGAGCTCAACACCGAGGGGTACCGGCAGGCCGACCTGATCACCCCGTGCAACCAGTACAACCGCCGCTGGGAGGAGCGCGGAGGCGCCGCCTCCGACCGCATCCGCACCGTCTACAACGGCGTCGACCCGCACGCCTTCCCCGAGGCCGGCCCGGAGCCCGAGGTGCCCACCCTCAGCTGGTGCGGCCGCATCGACCCCATCAAGGACCTCGAAACCCTCATCCGGGCCTACGCCTTCATGCGCGAGGAACTGCCCGCCCTGCGGCTGCGCCTCTTCGGACCCGTCCCGGCCGGCTGCGAGGAGTACCGGCTCCGCCTGGAGAAACTCGCCGCCGAACTGGGCGTGACCGACGGGATCTCGTACGAGGGCCGCATCGAGCAGGTCGCCCGGGCCTACGCGGCCGGCAGCATCGTGATGCTCTCCTCCATCAGCGAGGGCTTCCCCTTCAGCATCATCGAGGCCATGTCCTGCGGCCGCACCACCGTCTCCACCGACGTCGGCGGGGTCCGCGAGGCCGTCGGCGACACCGGCCTCGTCGTCCCGCCGCGCGAGCCCGAGACCATGGCCCGCGCCACCCTCGCCCTGCTCCGCGACGACGAACGCCGCGCCGAGCTGGGCCGGGCGGCCCGTAAACGGGTGGTGGAGAAGTTCACGCTCCACCAGTCCGTGGACGGCTTCCGGCACATCTACAAAGAACTCGCCGGCCAGCCCGTCCTGCCCGTCCGCGAAGGCGACGACTGGACCCAGCGGCTCGCCGACCCCTGGTACCGCGAGCTCGCGGCCGACGGGAGCCTGTGGTGAGCGGATCCCTCTGGCTCAAGCCGCCCGGCGCAGCCGCCGACACCCTCCTGGCTGTCCCCCGGCCGCGCGCCGAAGGGCCGGCGGCCGCCGACCCGATGGACGAACTGGCCGAGCGCCTCCACCCGTTCATCGCCGCCGCCGTCCACCCCGACGAGATCGCCGCTGTCCTCGAATCCGACGGCATGACGGACGAGTACATCCGGCTCACCTACGGCCGCCACGACTCCTTCGCACTCGCCGAGGAGCTCTACACCCGGGTGCCGCGCTCCTTCCCGGAGCCCGCGGACACCCCCGACCCCTGGAAGGTCTCCCTCACCGCCTGCCTCCTGCGCGGGGTGATCTTCGCCCTGCCCGGGCTCGCCTACGTCCTCGGCGCGCCCCTGCTCGACGGCCCGCCCGACCGCCTCGGCCTGCCCGCCGGAACCCTGACCCTGCTCGCCGGAGCGCTCATAGGGTGGGTCTGGGACCAGACCCTCTCCCACCGGGCCTACTCCTGGCTCGGGCTCGGCGACCGGGCCGCCGCCGGGCGGACCCTGCTCGCCGGCGCCCCCGCCGGGTCCCTGCTGGGCACCGCCGCCGCGCTGGCCGTGCCCGGCGGGCCGCCCTTCTCGTACGCCTTCGCCGCCGGACAGTCCCTCTACGTCGGGGCCGCCACCGTCCTGCTCGTCCTCGGCCGGGAGCGGGTGCTGCTCGCCGCCCTCGGCCCGATGGCCGCCGGGGCCGTGCTCGCGCTCTTCGTGGACCTGCCCGTGCCGGTACGGATGACCCTGCTCGGGGCGTCCCTGCTGACCGCCTGCACCCTGGCCGTACGGGAACTCCCGCTGGCCGAGGGCGCCCGGGCCGCCGCCGCCCGGGTCCGGGGCTGGTGGGTACGCCGGCCCGGAACCGGCCCGGTGCGCTGGCGGATGCTGCGCGGCGCGGAGGAGGAGCACGGGCCGCGCGGCCCCCGGCTGGGGGACTCCGTCCCGTACGGGGTCTTCGGCCTCGGCACCGGCCTGCTCGTGCTGTACGCCGCCCTCGGCGAGGTGCTCGCCGGG is a genomic window containing:
- a CDS encoding leucyl aminopeptidase gives rise to the protein MTALTLSTAGAATLRADALVVGVAKGPKGPVVAAGAEAVDKAYDGKLAAVLDAVGASGTESEITKLPAPAGLKVPVVLAVGLGSVPEKDESFDEEVLRRAAGAAARALHGFKKAAFALPLDDASAVTAVAEGALLGAYAFTAYQGGETKTAKNADKNGGPKLPLGEIALLGAKPRDKEHKAAAERATVVATEVNIARDLVNTPPNDLTPEAFAAVASATAKENGIKVQILDEKALIKGGYGGIMGVGKGSDNPPRLVKLSYTHPKAEKTLAFVGKGITYDSGGISLKPAGHNETMKCDMAGAAAVFASVVAAAKLGLQVNVTGWLALAENMPSGTATKPGDVLRMYSGKTVEVLNTDAEGRLVLGDALTRASEDNPDAIVDVATLTGAMMVALGNRTFAIMSNDDAFRTSVHEIAEEVGESSWPMPLPAELRKSIDSPTADIANMGERMGGGLVAGIFLKEFVGEGITWAHLDIAGPAFHEGAPYGYTPKGGTGSAVRTLVRLAERTATGDLG
- the pelF gene encoding GT4 family glycosyltransferase PelF, with translation MSHGRHVTMLTEGTYPHVHGGVSTWCDQLVRGMPEVDFNVIALTGSGREPVTWELPRNVYRHTSVPLWGAPPGRGRRSALRGKAHRRFTEVYETFLLSLLDPGHGGFSAALRELALLARAGRLAPALRSESVLRLLMTVWTRPGLTTAAAEPTIHDALTATDLLEHALRPLCVRIPPDSVAHAVSSGLATLPALAAKYLDEVPFLLTEHGIYLRERYLGYRSAAQRWPVKALMLGFYRELNTEGYRQADLITPCNQYNRRWEERGGAASDRIRTVYNGVDPHAFPEAGPEPEVPTLSWCGRIDPIKDLETLIRAYAFMREELPALRLRLFGPVPAGCEEYRLRLEKLAAELGVTDGISYEGRIEQVARAYAAGSIVMLSSISEGFPFSIIEAMSCGRTTVSTDVGGVREAVGDTGLVVPPREPETMARATLALLRDDERRAELGRAARKRVVEKFTLHQSVDGFRHIYKELAGQPVLPVREGDDWTQRLADPWYRELAADGSLW